In a genomic window of Suricata suricatta isolate VVHF042 chromosome 12, meerkat_22Aug2017_6uvM2_HiC, whole genome shotgun sequence:
- the CPNE1 gene encoding copine-1 isoform X1 has translation MAVVIRLQGLPIVAGTMDIRHFFSGLTIPDGGVHIVGGELGEAFIVFATDEDARLGMMRTGGTIKGSKVTLLLSSKTEMQNMIELSRRRFETANLDIPPANASRSGPPPSSGMSGRVNLPTTVPNFNNPSPSVVTAATSVHESNKNIQTFSTASIGTAPPNMGASFGSPTFSSTIPSTASPMNTVPPPPIPPIPAMPSLPPMPSIPPIPVPPPVPTLPPVPPVPPIPPVPSVPPMTPLPPMSGMPPLNPPPVAPLPAGMNGSGAPMNLNNNLNPVFLGPLNPVNPIQMNSQSSVKPLPINPDDLYVSVHGMPFSAMENDVRDFFHGLRVDAVHLLKDHVGRNNGNGLVKFLSPQDTFEALKRNRMLMIQRYVEVSPATERQWVAAGGHITFKQSIGPSGQTHPPPQTLPRSKSPSGQKRSRSRSPHEAGFCVYLKGLPFEAENKHVIDFFKKLDIVEDSIYIAYGPNGKATGEGFVEFRNEADYKAALCRHKQYMGNRFIQVHPITKKGMLEKIDMIRKRLQNFSYDQREMILNPEGDVSSAKVCAHITNIPFSITKMDVLQFLEGIPVDENAVHVLVDNNGQGLGQALVQFKNEDDARKSERLHRKKLNGREAFVHVVTLEDMREIEKNPPAQGKKGLKIPVSGNPAVPGVPSVGMPSAGMPNAGMPNAGMPSAGIPNAGMPGTGMPNAGMPGTGMPGAGMPSAGMPGAGMPGAGMPGAGMPGGGMPGAGGEEHAFLTVGSKEANNGPPFNFPGNFGGSNAFGPPLPPPGLGGAFGDARPGMPSVGNSGLPGLGLDVPGFGGGPNNLSGPGFAGGPQNFGNGPGSLGGPPGFGGGPPGLGSAPGHLSGPPAFGPGPGPGPGPIHIGGPPGFGSSSGKPGPTVIKVQNMPFTVSIDEILDFFYGYQVIPGSVCLKYNEKGMPTGEAMVAFESRDEATAAVIDLNDRPIGSRKVKLVLG, from the coding sequence ATGGCTGTGGTCATCCGTTTGCAAGGTCTCCCAATTGTGGCGGGGACCATGGACATTCGCCACTTCTTCTCTGGATTGACCATCCCTGATGGGGGCGTGCATATTGTAGGGGGTGAACTGGGTGAGGCTTTCATCGTTTTTGCCACTGATGAAGATGCAAGGCTTGGTATGATGCGCACAGGTGGTACAATTAAAGGGTCAAAAGTAACACTTTTGTTGAGTAGTAAAACGGAAATGCAGAATATGATTGAACTGAGTCGTAGGCGTTTTGAAACTGCCAACTTAGATATACCACCGGCCAATGCTAGTAGATCAGGACCACCACCTAGCTCAGGAATGAGTGGCAGAGTAAACTTGCCTACAACAGTACCTAACTTTAATAATCCTTCACCCAGTGTAGTTACTGCTGCCACATCGGTTCATGAAAGCAACAAAAACATACAGACATTTTCCACAGCCAGTATAGGAACGGCTCCTCCAAATATGGGGGCTTCTTTTGGGAGCCCAACGTTTAGCTCAACCATTCCGAGCACAGCGTCTCCAATGAACACAGTCCCACCACCACCAATTCCTCCAATCCCAGCGATGCCATCTTTGCCACCAATGCCGTCCATTCCCCCAATACCAGTTCCTCCTCCGGTACCTACGTTGCCTCCTGTGCCTCCTGTGCCCCCAATCCCCCCAGTCCCTTCTGTGCCACCCATGACCCCACTGCCACCCATGTCAGGCATGCCACCCTTGAACCCGCCACCTGTGGCACCTCTACCTGCTGGAATGAATGGCTCTGGAGCACCTATGAATCTGAACAATAACCTGAACCCTGTGTTTCTGGGTCCATTGAATCCTGTTAACCCTATCCAGATGAACTCTCAAAGCAGTGTGAAACCACTTCCCATCAACCCCGATGATCTGTATGTCAGTGTGCATGGTATGCCCTTTTCTGCAATGGAAAATGATGTCAGAGATTTTTTCCATGGGCTCCGTGTTGATGCAGTGCATTTGTTGAAAGATCATGTAGGTCGAAATAATGGGAACGGATTGGTTAAGTTTCTCTCCCCTCAAGATACATTTGAAGctttgaaaagaaacagaatgctgATGATTCAACGCTATGTGGAAGTTAGTCCTgccacagagagacagtgggtaGCTGCTGGAGGCCATATCACTTTTAAGCAAAGTATAGGACCTTCTGGAcaaacccatcccccacctcagACACTTCCCAGGTCAAAGTCGCCCAGTGGGCAGAAAAGGTCCAGGTCAAGATCACCACATGAGGCTGGTTTTTGTGTTTACTTGAAAGGGCTACCATTTGAAGCAGAAAACAAAcatgtcattgatttttttaaaaagttggatatTGTGGAAGATAGTATTTATATTGCTTATGGACCCAATGGGAAAGCAACTGGTGAAGGCTTCGTAGAATTCAGGAATGAGGCTGACTATAAGGCTGCTCTGTGTCGTCATAAACAATACATGGGCAATCGCTTTATTCAAGTTCATCCAATTACTAAGAAAGGTATGCTAGAAAAAATAGATATGATTCGTAAAAGACTGCAGAACTTCAGCTATGACCAGAGGGAAATGATACTAAATCCGGAAGGGGATGTCAGCTCTGCCAAAGTCTGTGCTCACATAACAAATATTCCATTCAGCATTACCAAGATGGATGTTCTTCAGTTCCTAGAAGGAATCCCAGTGGATGAAAATGCTGTACATGTTCTTGTTGATAACAATGGGCAAGGTCTAGGACAGGCATTggttcaatttaaaaatgaagatgatgcACGTAAGTCTGAACGCTTACACCGTAAAAAACTTAATGGGAGAGAAGCTTTTGTTCATGTAGTTACTCTAGAAGAtatgagagagattgagaaaaatCCCCCTGCCCAAGGAAAAAAAGGGTTAAAGATACCCGTGTCAGGTAATCCTGCAGTTCCAGGAGTGCCCAGTGTGGGAATGCCCAGTGCGGGAATGCCCAATGCAGGAATGCCCAATGCAGGAATGCCCAGTGCGGGAATACCCAATGCAGGAATGCCTGGTACGGGAATGCCCAATGCAGGAATGCCTGGTACGGGAATGCCCGGTGCTGGAATGCCCAGTGCTGGAATGCCCGGTGCTGGAATGCCCGGTGCCGGAATGCCTGGTGCCGGAATGCCCGGTGGAGGAATGCCTGGTGCGGGAGGTGAAGAACATGCCTTCCTGACTGTAGGATCTAAGGAGGCCAACAATGGGCCTCCATTTAACTTTCCTGGTAATTTTGGTGGGTCGAATGCCTTTGGGCCACCACTTCCTCCTCCAGGATTAGGAGGGGCCTTTGGTGATGCAAGGCCTGGTATGCCTTCAGTTGGAAATAGTGGTTTGCCTGGTCTAGGACTGGATGTTCCAGGTTTTGGAGGTGGACCAAATAATTTAAGCGGGCCAGGATTTGCAGGAGGCCCTCAGAATTTTGGAAATGGCCCTGGTAGTTTAGGTGGCCCCCCAGGTTTTGGAGGTGGCCCTCCTGGTCTTGGAAGTGCCCCTGGGCATTTGAGTGGGCCACCAGCCTTtgggcctggccctggccctggtccTGGCCCAATTCACATTGGTGGACCCCCTGGCTTTGGATCTAGTTCTGGAAAACCAGGGCCAACAGTAATTAAAGTGCAGAATATGCCCTTTACGGTGTCTATTGATgagattttagatttcttttatggCTATCAAGTGATCCCAGGCTCGGTGtgtttaaaatacaatgaaaaaggTATGCCCACAGGCGAAGCCATGGTGGCCTTTGAATCTCGGGATGAAGCCACAGCTGCTGTCATTGATTTAAATGACAGACCTATAGGCTCAAGGAAAGTAAAACTTGTCTTAGGGTAG